In a single window of the Bradyrhizobium sp. ORS 285 genome:
- a CDS encoding zinc-dependent alcohol dehydrogenase family protein produces the protein MKIRAAVLEDMGLAGPYASSRPLRIQEVELDGPGPGEVLVRIAAAGLCHSDLSVINGDRPRPLPMVLGHEASGVVEEVGAGVDDLVRGDHVVCVFVPSCGHCAPCAQGRPALCEPGAEHNGKGDLLSGGFRLHRAEERVHHHCGVSCFAEYATMSRRSLVKVQKEVSLHIAALIGCAVLTGTGAVFNGGDVGPGGKAAIIGLGGVGLAAVMGAVAIGAESVIAIDMFEPKLALARELGATHTFHGADPDLVAKVKEATKGGVDAALEFAGSVKALEMSYAITRRGGTTVTAGLPNPKAVLSLPAVSLVAEERTLKGSYLGSGVPSRDIPRFLGLYHRGRLPVDKLLTHRIKLDDINAGFDRLADGSAIRQVVEFNREIFT, from the coding sequence ATGAAGATCAGGGCCGCCGTTCTCGAGGACATGGGCCTCGCCGGACCCTATGCATCGTCGCGTCCCCTCCGGATTCAGGAGGTCGAGCTCGACGGTCCAGGTCCCGGTGAGGTGCTGGTGCGCATCGCCGCCGCCGGCCTGTGCCACTCCGATCTCTCGGTGATCAATGGCGACCGTCCGCGCCCGCTGCCGATGGTGCTGGGTCACGAGGCGTCGGGCGTGGTCGAGGAGGTCGGCGCCGGCGTCGATGATCTCGTGCGCGGCGATCACGTCGTCTGCGTGTTCGTGCCGAGCTGCGGCCATTGCGCGCCATGTGCGCAAGGGCGGCCGGCGCTGTGCGAGCCGGGCGCCGAGCACAACGGCAAGGGCGATCTGCTCAGCGGCGGCTTCCGGCTGCATCGCGCCGAGGAGAGGGTGCATCATCATTGCGGCGTGTCGTGCTTCGCCGAATACGCCACGATGTCGCGCCGCTCGCTGGTGAAGGTGCAGAAGGAGGTGTCGCTGCACATCGCAGCCCTGATAGGCTGCGCGGTGCTGACGGGCACCGGCGCCGTCTTCAACGGCGGCGATGTCGGGCCCGGCGGCAAGGCGGCGATCATCGGGCTCGGCGGCGTCGGGCTCGCCGCAGTGATGGGCGCAGTCGCGATCGGCGCGGAGAGCGTGATCGCGATCGACATGTTCGAGCCGAAGCTCGCGCTGGCGCGCGAGCTCGGCGCGACCCACACCTTCCATGGCGCCGATCCCGATCTGGTTGCGAAGGTGAAGGAGGCGACCAAGGGCGGTGTCGATGCCGCGCTGGAATTCGCCGGCTCCGTGAAGGCGCTGGAGATGAGCTACGCCATCACCCGGCGCGGCGGCACCACGGTGACCGCCGGACTGCCGAACCCCAAGGCGGTACTGTCGCTGCCGGCCGTGTCCTTGGTCGCCGAGGAGCGGACCTTGAAAGGCAGCTATCTCGGCTCCGGCGTGCCGTCGCGCGACATCCCGCGCTTCCTCGGCCTTTATCACCGTGGCCGCCTGCCGGTGGACAAGCTGCTGACCCATCGCATCAAGCTCGACGACATCAACGCCGGCTTCGATCGCCTCGCCGACGGCAGCGCGATCCGCCAGGTCGTGGAATTCAACCGAGAGATTTTCACATGA
- a CDS encoding aldehyde dehydrogenase, with amino-acid sequence MRRYQCFIDGQWHQPASGDYFESFDPYLAQPWALIPKCDARDVDLAVGAARRALEQGEWANMHPSQRGQLLRRFGDLIARDADQLAAVEVQDNGKLYAEMRGQVGYIPQWFHYFGGLADKIEGAVVPIDKPDMFTYTRHEPVGVVAAITPWNSPLLLATWKLAPALAAGCTIVIKPSEFTSASTLELMRLVEEAGFPAGVLNVVTGFGADVGQPLTSHKGVDKIAFTGGENSGRHVLRNAAQTFKRTTLELGGKSAQLVFPDADLDNAVKGVVSGIFAATGQTCIAGSRLLVHESIHDAFLEKFVALAQTARMGDPMNMDTQVGPVTTQPQYQRVLSCIAMAREEGAECVMGGKPANRPECGQGWFVEPTVFAGVHNAMRIAQEEVFGPVLSVIKFREDDEAFAIANDTAYGLAAGVWTNDQRRAFTAAKRLRAGTVWTNTYRAVSYMAPFGGFKASGIGRESGQEAIMEYLETKCVWMSYGKDVPNPFVMR; translated from the coding sequence ATGCGGCGCTATCAATGTTTCATCGACGGCCAATGGCATCAGCCGGCGTCCGGCGACTATTTCGAAAGCTTCGATCCGTATCTGGCTCAGCCGTGGGCCCTGATCCCGAAATGCGACGCTCGCGATGTCGACCTGGCCGTGGGCGCGGCGCGCCGTGCGCTGGAGCAGGGCGAGTGGGCCAACATGCACCCGTCGCAGCGCGGCCAGCTGCTGCGCCGGTTCGGTGATCTGATCGCGCGCGATGCCGATCAGCTCGCCGCCGTCGAGGTGCAGGACAACGGCAAGCTCTATGCGGAGATGCGTGGCCAGGTCGGCTACATCCCGCAATGGTTTCATTATTTCGGCGGGCTCGCTGACAAGATCGAAGGCGCGGTCGTTCCGATCGACAAGCCCGACATGTTCACCTACACGCGCCATGAGCCGGTCGGCGTGGTCGCGGCGATCACGCCGTGGAATTCGCCGCTCTTGCTCGCGACGTGGAAACTGGCGCCGGCGCTCGCGGCCGGCTGCACCATCGTCATCAAGCCGTCGGAGTTCACCTCGGCCTCGACGCTCGAATTGATGCGGCTGGTCGAGGAGGCGGGCTTTCCGGCGGGCGTGCTCAACGTCGTCACCGGCTTCGGCGCCGACGTCGGCCAGCCGCTGACGAGCCACAAGGGCGTCGACAAGATCGCCTTCACCGGTGGCGAGAATTCCGGCCGCCACGTGCTGCGCAACGCGGCGCAGACCTTCAAGCGCACCACCCTCGAGCTCGGCGGCAAGTCGGCGCAGCTGGTGTTCCCGGATGCCGACCTCGACAACGCGGTGAAGGGTGTGGTGTCCGGCATCTTTGCCGCGACAGGCCAGACCTGCATCGCCGGCTCGCGCCTCCTGGTGCATGAGAGCATCCACGACGCGTTCCTGGAGAAGTTCGTCGCGCTCGCGCAGACCGCGCGCATGGGCGATCCGATGAACATGGACACGCAGGTCGGTCCGGTGACGACGCAGCCGCAATATCAACGCGTGCTGTCCTGCATCGCGATGGCGCGCGAGGAGGGCGCCGAATGCGTGATGGGCGGCAAGCCGGCCAACCGTCCGGAATGCGGCCAGGGTTGGTTCGTCGAGCCGACTGTGTTCGCGGGCGTCCATAACGCGATGCGGATTGCGCAGGAGGAGGTGTTCGGGCCGGTGCTCTCGGTCATCAAGTTCCGCGAGGACGACGAGGCCTTTGCGATCGCCAACGACACGGCCTACGGCCTGGCCGCCGGCGTCTGGACCAACGACCAGCGCCGCGCCTTCACCGCAGCCAAGCGGCTGCGTGCCGGCACGGTCTGGACCAACACCTATCGCGCCGTCAGCTACATGGCGCCGTTCGGCGGCTTCAAGGCCTCCGGCATCGGCCGGGAGAGCGGGCAGGAGGCGATCATGGAATATCTGGAAACGAAATGTGTCTGGATGTCTTATGGCAAGGATGTGCCGAACCCGTTCGTGATGCGTTAG
- a CDS encoding CaiB/BaiF CoA-transferase family protein — MAADFEGLLVVSIEQAVAAAYASCKLADAGARVIKIERPEGDFSRDYDHFVHGESAYFVWLNRGKESIALNLADDGDKAVLASMLAQADVFIQNLAPGAIDRLGFSMQGLRAKHERLITCAISGYGDEGPLRDAKAYDLLVQGESGLANITGNEYGAARVGVSVCDINAGMTATQAIFQALYARERTGCGRHISVSLFHAMADWMNVPYLQYAYGGVPIGRVGLHHPTIAPYGSYACGGGRSILIAIQNEREWVILCRDVLKRPSLATDPRFLNNGERVKNRAALDAEIGPILLSMDLDRAIKLLSDARLAFGRVSTLADFAEHPQNRYVEIDTPTGPVVLMAPGAVADGQVPAFGPIPALDAHGERLRREFAPKPQD; from the coding sequence ATGGCTGCCGACTTCGAGGGACTGCTGGTTGTTTCGATCGAGCAGGCGGTGGCGGCAGCCTACGCCTCGTGCAAGCTGGCCGACGCCGGCGCGCGCGTCATCAAGATCGAGCGGCCCGAGGGGGACTTCTCCCGCGATTACGATCATTTCGTCCATGGCGAGAGCGCCTATTTCGTCTGGCTCAATCGCGGCAAGGAGTCGATCGCTCTCAACCTCGCCGACGACGGCGACAAGGCGGTGCTGGCTTCGATGCTGGCGCAGGCCGACGTCTTCATCCAGAACCTGGCGCCAGGGGCGATCGACCGGCTCGGCTTCTCGATGCAGGGCCTGCGGGCCAAGCACGAGCGGCTGATCACCTGCGCCATCTCGGGCTATGGCGACGAGGGGCCGCTGCGCGACGCCAAGGCCTATGATCTGCTGGTGCAGGGCGAGAGCGGGCTCGCCAACATCACCGGCAACGAATATGGCGCGGCGCGCGTTGGCGTCTCCGTCTGCGACATCAATGCCGGCATGACGGCGACCCAGGCGATCTTCCAGGCGCTGTATGCGCGTGAGCGCACCGGCTGCGGCCGCCACATCTCGGTGTCGCTGTTTCATGCGATGGCCGACTGGATGAACGTGCCGTATCTGCAATATGCCTATGGCGGCGTGCCGATCGGCCGGGTCGGGCTGCATCATCCGACCATCGCCCCCTATGGCAGCTATGCCTGCGGCGGCGGCCGCTCGATCCTGATCGCGATCCAGAACGAGCGCGAATGGGTGATCCTGTGCCGCGACGTGCTGAAGCGACCGAGCCTCGCCACCGATCCGCGCTTTCTGAACAATGGCGAGCGCGTCAAGAACCGCGCGGCGCTCGATGCCGAGATCGGGCCGATCCTGCTGAGCATGGACCTCGATCGCGCGATCAAGTTGCTCAGCGACGCGCGGCTCGCCTTCGGGCGGGTTTCGACCCTGGCCGATTTCGCCGAGCATCCGCAGAACCGCTATGTCGAGATCGATACGCCGACAGGGCCTGTGGTGCTGATGGCGCCCGGCGCGGTCGCCGATGGACAGGTGCCCGCGTTCGGACCGATCCCGGCGCTCGATGCGCATGGCGAGCGGCTGCGGCGAGAATTCGCGCCCAAGCCGCAGGACTAG
- a CDS encoding LysR substrate-binding domain-containing protein, with translation MDLRQLRYFIAIVEQGSFSKAAETLNVAQPALSLHVRNMEAELGSALLFRSPQGVVATEAGEILIRHARIVIDQLSIARHEIKGQEAEPSGEVRLGLPGTISQILSVPLIIEVRKRFPKIKLCVAEAMSGFVTEWIREGRIDLAVLYQPVSDNALNSSEVISEELWLLGPTTPLAGVKPPASGAVAYANVTQLPLILPSADHGLRLLLEREAAARGLSLDPVIEVDSYANIKGLVEEGIGYSILPYNAIARDVQSERLLAWPIKQPEIKRSVHLAHPVDRPLSHAVSSVHALCRATLLTLVATGKWNGARASNGGAAADEAAGRSTARKR, from the coding sequence ATGGACCTGCGGCAGCTTCGCTACTTCATTGCGATCGTCGAGCAGGGCTCCTTTTCCAAGGCGGCCGAGACCCTGAACGTCGCGCAGCCCGCGCTCAGCCTGCACGTCCGCAACATGGAAGCGGAGCTCGGCTCGGCGCTGCTGTTTCGCAGCCCCCAGGGCGTGGTCGCCACTGAAGCCGGCGAGATCCTGATCCGCCACGCGCGCATCGTGATCGACCAGCTCTCGATCGCGCGCCACGAGATCAAGGGGCAGGAAGCGGAGCCGTCCGGCGAGGTGCGGCTCGGGCTGCCCGGCACGATCAGCCAGATCCTGTCGGTGCCGCTGATCATCGAGGTGCGCAAGCGCTTTCCCAAGATCAAGCTGTGCGTCGCCGAGGCGATGAGCGGCTTCGTCACCGAGTGGATCCGCGAGGGCCGCATCGATCTCGCGGTGCTGTATCAGCCCGTCAGCGACAACGCGCTGAACTCATCGGAGGTGATCAGCGAGGAGCTCTGGCTGCTTGGTCCAACGACGCCCTTGGCCGGCGTCAAGCCGCCCGCATCCGGCGCCGTCGCCTACGCCAATGTCACCCAGCTTCCGCTGATCCTGCCGAGCGCGGATCATGGCCTGCGCTTGCTGCTGGAGCGCGAAGCAGCCGCGCGCGGCCTGTCGCTGGATCCGGTGATCGAGGTCGACTCCTATGCGAACATCAAGGGACTGGTCGAGGAGGGGATCGGCTATTCGATCCTGCCCTATAACGCGATCGCGCGCGACGTGCAGAGCGAGCGCCTGCTGGCATGGCCGATCAAGCAGCCGGAGATCAAGCGTTCGGTGCACCTCGCCCATCCGGTCGACCGGCCGCTCAGCCACGCCGTCTCGAGTGTCCACGCGCTCTGCCGCGCGACGCTGCTCACGCTCGTCGCGACCGGCAAGTGGAACGGCGCGCGTGCCTCGAATGGTGGAGCAGCGGCCGATGAAGCAGCAGGCCGGTCCACGGCCAGGAAGCGATGA
- the dusA gene encoding tRNA dihydrouridine(20/20a) synthase DusA produces the protein MDWTDRYCRVFHRLLSRRALLYTEMVTTGAVIHGDRQRLLGFDASEHPLALQLGGSDPADLATSAKIGEDFGYDEINLNVGCPSDRVKDGRFGACLMAEPALVAACVAAMKRAVGIPVTVKCRIGIDDQDPEIALDALADAVVDSGADALIVHARKAWLNGLSPKENRDIPPLDYTRVYRLKARLPQVPVIINGGITSIEAAQGHLAHVDGVMLGRAAYQEPWRLLDVDPVLFGEAAPHASMKDALAALEPYIERQLGQGTRLHAITRHLVGAYHAVPGARAFRRHLSERGVKPDAGIEVLREAVAMIEQSAPVAALA, from the coding sequence ATGGATTGGACCGACCGGTATTGCCGGGTGTTCCATCGGCTGCTGTCGCGGCGGGCGCTGCTCTATACCGAGATGGTGACGACCGGGGCCGTCATTCACGGCGACCGGCAGCGGCTGCTCGGCTTCGATGCCAGCGAGCATCCCCTGGCGCTGCAGCTCGGCGGCTCGGATCCGGCTGATCTCGCGACCTCGGCAAAGATTGGCGAGGACTTCGGCTACGACGAAATCAACCTGAATGTCGGCTGCCCGTCGGACCGGGTGAAGGATGGCCGCTTCGGCGCGTGCCTGATGGCGGAGCCTGCGCTCGTTGCGGCCTGTGTTGCCGCGATGAAGCGCGCGGTGGGCATTCCCGTCACCGTCAAATGCCGCATCGGCATCGATGACCAGGATCCGGAGATCGCACTCGATGCGCTGGCGGATGCGGTCGTCGACAGTGGCGCCGACGCGCTGATCGTGCATGCGCGCAAGGCTTGGCTGAATGGGCTGTCGCCGAAAGAGAACCGCGATATCCCGCCGCTCGACTACACCAGGGTGTATCGGCTGAAGGCGCGGCTGCCGCAGGTGCCCGTCATCATCAATGGCGGCATCACCAGCATCGAAGCGGCGCAAGGTCATCTCGCTCATGTCGATGGCGTGATGCTCGGACGTGCCGCTTATCAGGAGCCGTGGCGATTGCTCGACGTCGATCCCGTGCTGTTCGGCGAGGCCGCGCCGCATGCGAGCATGAAGGATGCGCTGGCGGCGCTGGAGCCCTATATCGAACGCCAGCTCGGGCAGGGGACGCGGCTGCACGCGATCACGCGGCATCTCGTCGGCGCCTATCATGCGGTACCCGGCGCGCGCGCCTTTCGCCGCCACCTCTCGGAGCGCGGCGTCAAGCCGGACGCTGGGATCGAGGTGTTGCGCGAGGCGGTGGCGATGATCGAGCAAAGTGCGCCGGTGGCAGCGCTCGCCTGA
- a CDS encoding histidinol-phosphate transaminase, translated as MADTPQIKLALNETPFGPSPAALDAITADLAGLPRYTGREVDDLTGAIAARENIAADQIVLGENLNVLGLYLAAHGGPRGTFVYSEPGYTALVDAVAPAGGRVVGVPLNAALENDLPAIAAAVDGTTRAVYLVNPHNPSGTVSDATKFIDAIRALSSRTLVIVDEAYLEFLPDFAARTVTPLLREGCNVAVFRTFSKIYGLASLAIGYTLAPKPLATGLKQMGIGAFFGLSRLSLVAALASLGDRNYVEDIRIKVAAERETWHALLRDRGRRFSASQANFVFFDCGRPHAEAAAALAARGIIIGRAQPGFATWLRISIGLPEENAIARQAVAELLPVTG; from the coding sequence ATGGCCGATACCCCGCAGATCAAGCTTGCCCTGAACGAAACTCCGTTCGGACCCTCGCCCGCCGCCCTCGACGCCATCACAGCCGATCTCGCCGGCCTCCCCCGCTACACAGGCCGGGAGGTCGATGATCTCACAGGCGCGATCGCCGCGCGCGAAAATATCGCAGCCGACCAGATCGTACTCGGTGAGAACCTCAACGTGCTCGGGCTTTACCTTGCCGCTCACGGCGGCCCCCGCGGCACCTTCGTCTACTCCGAGCCGGGCTACACGGCTCTCGTCGACGCGGTGGCGCCGGCCGGCGGCCGCGTCGTCGGCGTGCCGCTGAATGCGGCGCTGGAGAACGATCTGCCGGCCATCGCGGCCGCCGTGGATGGCACGACGCGCGCAGTCTATCTGGTCAATCCGCACAATCCCTCCGGCACGGTGAGCGACGCCACGAAGTTCATCGACGCCATTCGCGCCTTGTCGTCACGCACGCTCGTGATCGTCGACGAGGCCTATCTCGAATTCCTGCCGGACTTCGCCGCCCGTACCGTCACGCCGCTGCTGCGCGAGGGCTGCAATGTCGCGGTGTTCAGGACGTTCTCCAAGATCTACGGCCTCGCAAGTCTTGCCATCGGCTACACCCTGGCGCCGAAGCCGCTGGCCACAGGGCTGAAGCAGATGGGCATCGGAGCCTTCTTCGGGTTGAGCCGGCTCAGTCTCGTGGCTGCGTTGGCGAGCCTTGGTGACCGCAACTACGTCGAGGATATCCGCATCAAGGTCGCGGCCGAGCGCGAGACTTGGCATGCGCTGCTGCGCGATCGCGGCCGCCGCTTCAGCGCCTCGCAGGCCAACTTCGTATTCTTCGATTGCGGCCGGCCGCATGCGGAAGCGGCCGCGGCGCTCGCCGCCCGCGGCATCATCATCGGCCGCGCGCAGCCGGGTTTTGCGACATGGCTGCGCATCTCGATCGGACTGCCGGAAGAAAACGCGATCGCGCGGCAGGCCGTCGCCGAGCTGCTGCCGGTCACCGGATAG
- a CDS encoding TIGR02281 family clan AA aspartic protease, giving the protein MNKIVLVLVTMVVTASAVIVYKDPEQAALASDTVSEMLRSRAFRAKATPPTNAVEIERTRGGEFALRAKINGVTAPMVVDTGATSVVLTWETAKAAGLPLELLNYDVDVETAGGHTKAARLTLDRLAIGKLVERSVPALVVPHGQMKTNLLGMSFLDRLERFEVRSDRLMLHGYPERS; this is encoded by the coding sequence ATGAACAAGATTGTACTGGTACTGGTCACCATGGTGGTCACCGCGAGCGCCGTGATCGTCTACAAGGATCCCGAGCAGGCCGCGCTCGCCAGCGACACCGTCTCGGAGATGCTCCGCAGCCGGGCGTTCAGGGCGAAGGCGACCCCGCCGACCAACGCCGTCGAGATCGAGCGCACGCGGGGCGGCGAGTTCGCGCTGCGCGCCAAGATCAACGGGGTCACCGCGCCGATGGTCGTCGACACCGGCGCCACCTCGGTGGTGCTGACCTGGGAGACCGCCAAGGCCGCGGGCCTGCCGCTGGAGCTCTTGAACTATGACGTCGACGTCGAGACCGCGGGCGGCCACACCAAGGCGGCGCGGCTGACGCTCGATCGACTGGCGATCGGCAAGCTGGTGGAGCGCTCGGTCCCCGCGCTGGTCGTGCCGCACGGCCAGATGAAGACCAACCTGCTCGGCATGAGCTTTCTCGACCGGCTCGAACGCTTCGAGGTCCGCTCCGACCGGCTGATGCTGCACGGCTATCCCGAGCGCAGCTGA
- a CDS encoding DUF1289 domain-containing protein — translation MSQDTPCIAVCMIDPKTKLCFGCGRTLPEIARWGRMSRDERLSVMDGLPTRMHDAGLPAIRPAMARKRD, via the coding sequence ATGAGCCAGGATACCCCCTGCATTGCCGTCTGCATGATCGATCCGAAGACCAAGCTGTGCTTCGGCTGCGGCCGCACGCTGCCGGAGATCGCGCGCTGGGGCCGGATGTCGCGCGACGAGCGGCTGTCGGTGATGGACGGGCTGCCCACGCGCATGCACGACGCCGGATTGCCCGCCATCCGGCCCGCGATGGCGCGCAAGCGCGACTGA
- a CDS encoding HAMP domain-containing sensor histidine kinase: MSKPAEKPEIVELPADAPALAPASQRRAAQQRVREARDRLTSTSGTRPAFDRELLRQYAQTRISASYIVILLVVATGLMLSVWLHAIAAGAWTLGVLCIHVAIVRNCSNFLNDQPSLAATRRWRTRFVLLDLLYGVCWMAILIHPALAEVSGTLMMFLMLLVIAVSSMLAANLPIAAVAVTAPVTVAITLSLALSGTFDNYLLAGFAIAAEGYFVLLAHQLHATTLATLEARAEKDALIGELEQAKAISDEARYRAEAANVAKSRFLAQMSHELRTPLNAILGFSEVMKSEIFGAHAVPVYKEYSADIHNSGVHLLNLINEILDLSRIEAGRYELNEEAVALVHVIADCHHLLKLRASSRGITIHEVFEQNMPRLWADERAIRQVVLNLLSNAIKFTPQGGEIWLKAGWTASGGQYLSVKDTGSGIPENEIPIVLASFGQGSNSIKSAEQGAGLGLPIAKNLIEMHGGTFTLKSKVRIGTEVIVTFPPERVMSALAPLSDEAPPLQPDPATAPAQEKRRLLRKPIMNAGTGL; encoded by the coding sequence ATGAGTAAACCCGCGGAAAAGCCCGAGATCGTCGAGCTTCCGGCCGATGCGCCGGCGCTCGCTCCGGCAAGCCAGCGCCGCGCCGCGCAGCAACGGGTGCGCGAGGCGCGCGACCGGTTAACGTCGACATCGGGAACGCGGCCCGCCTTCGATCGCGAGCTGCTGCGTCAATATGCGCAGACGCGCATCTCCGCCTCCTACATCGTCATCCTGCTGGTCGTGGCGACGGGCCTCATGCTCAGCGTCTGGCTGCATGCCATCGCCGCCGGCGCCTGGACGCTCGGCGTGCTTTGCATCCATGTCGCCATCGTCCGCAACTGCTCGAACTTCCTGAACGACCAGCCGTCGCTGGCGGCCACGCGGCGCTGGCGCACGCGCTTCGTGCTGCTCGACCTGCTCTACGGCGTCTGCTGGATGGCGATCCTGATCCACCCGGCGCTCGCCGAGGTGTCGGGCACGCTGATGATGTTCCTGATGCTGCTGGTGATCGCCGTCTCCAGCATGCTGGCGGCGAACCTGCCGATCGCAGCGGTCGCGGTCACCGCGCCGGTGACGGTTGCGATCACGCTGAGCCTGGCGCTGTCAGGCACTTTCGACAATTATCTGCTCGCGGGATTTGCGATCGCCGCCGAGGGCTATTTCGTGCTGCTCGCGCATCAGCTGCACGCGACCACGCTGGCGACCCTGGAAGCGCGCGCCGAGAAGGACGCCCTGATCGGCGAGCTCGAGCAGGCCAAGGCGATTTCCGACGAGGCGCGCTACCGCGCCGAGGCCGCCAACGTCGCGAAGTCGCGCTTCCTGGCGCAGATGAGCCACGAGCTGCGCACGCCGCTGAACGCCATCCTCGGCTTCTCCGAGGTGATGAAGAGCGAGATTTTCGGTGCGCATGCGGTGCCGGTCTACAAGGAATATTCCGCCGACATCCACAATTCCGGCGTCCACCTGCTCAACCTGATCAACGAGATCCTCGACCTCTCGCGCATCGAGGCCGGCCGGTACGAGCTCAATGAGGAAGCGGTGGCGCTGGTCCATGTGATCGCCGACTGCCACCACCTGTTGAAGCTGCGCGCCTCGAGCCGCGGCATCACCATTCACGAGGTGTTCGAGCAGAACATGCCGCGTCTGTGGGCGGACGAGCGTGCGATCCGCCAAGTGGTGCTCAACCTGCTCTCCAACGCCATCAAGTTCACGCCGCAGGGCGGCGAGATCTGGCTGAAGGCGGGCTGGACGGCATCGGGCGGACAATATCTCAGCGTCAAGGACACCGGCTCCGGGATTCCCGAGAACGAGATTCCGATCGTGCTCGCCTCATTCGGCCAGGGCTCGAACTCGATCAAGTCTGCGGAACAGGGCGCGGGCCTGGGCCTGCCGATCGCCAAGAACCTGATCGAGATGCATGGCGGTACGTTCACGCTGAAATCGAAGGTCCGCATCGGCACCGAGGTGATCGTCACCTTCCCGCCGGAGCGGGTGATGTCGGCGCTCGCCCCGCTCTCGGACGAGGCGCCGCCGCTGCAACCGGATCCTGCCACAGCACCCGCTCAGGAGAAGCGGCGCCTGCTGCGCAAACCGATCATGAATGCCGGAACGGGACTGTGA
- a CDS encoding PepSY domain-containing protein, translated as MIRALILTHRWLSIPLGPLFALWFATGIVMHFVPFPAQTESERFAGLLPLDLTAGLRSPAEALVASGIDRPSRIRLWQRTDGPIYVISAADRSVAIHADKLAAADVTAPDLALSVARATAQQRGFGANGIAVAARDDYDQWTVPNRFDVHRPLYRIALNDTDETELYVSSRTGDVVLDTTGFERRWNYLGSVIHWVYPTVLRKDWSAWNVTVWWLSFAAVIAAVTGALLGPLRLRLRKARLGSRYRGWHLWHHWAGLVCMQFLLTWIVSGWLSMDHGRLFATGHLTPSENAIITGAPDWMQLSAAPSAAGSGEVREIEWFAFGGRLHQRMRRAVSQQQISVLDGSAWHIVGRFLQPAEINAVSAGLRPGCARSAEVEPGDDYPFSSDVPGAPVHRVICGDTWYHVDSASGAVLEKLDPSRRAYRWVYQALHTLDFPTLLAHATLRTALILGLCGAGFAFSLTGLVIGWRRLRVLGAAARRNG; from the coding sequence ATGATCCGGGCGCTGATCCTCACGCATCGCTGGCTCAGCATCCCCCTTGGTCCGCTGTTCGCGCTGTGGTTTGCCACCGGCATCGTGATGCACTTCGTGCCGTTTCCGGCGCAGACCGAGAGCGAGCGTTTTGCCGGGCTCCTGCCGCTCGACCTCACCGCTGGTCTGCGCAGCCCTGCGGAGGCCCTCGTCGCAAGCGGCATCGATCGCCCCAGCCGCATCCGCCTGTGGCAGCGCACAGATGGCCCCATCTATGTCATCTCCGCCGCCGACCGGAGCGTAGCCATTCATGCCGATAAGCTGGCAGCGGCCGATGTGACCGCCCCAGATCTCGCGCTGTCCGTTGCCCGCGCGACGGCGCAGCAGCGTGGGTTCGGAGCCAATGGCATCGCGGTCGCCGCGCGCGACGACTACGACCAATGGACCGTGCCGAACCGGTTCGATGTGCATCGCCCGCTCTACCGGATCGCGCTGAACGACACCGATGAGACCGAGCTCTACGTCTCCTCCCGGACTGGCGACGTGGTGCTGGACACGACCGGCTTCGAACGCCGCTGGAATTATCTCGGCAGCGTCATCCACTGGGTCTATCCGACTGTGCTGCGCAAGGACTGGTCGGCCTGGAACGTGACGGTATGGTGGCTGTCGTTCGCGGCCGTCATCGCTGCCGTGACGGGCGCCCTGCTCGGCCCTCTCAGGCTGCGTCTGCGCAAGGCGCGGCTCGGCTCGCGCTATCGCGGCTGGCACCTGTGGCATCACTGGGCAGGCCTCGTCTGCATGCAATTCCTGCTGACCTGGATCGTCAGCGGCTGGCTGTCGATGGACCATGGCCGGCTGTTTGCGACCGGCCATCTCACGCCGTCCGAGAACGCCATTATCACCGGCGCGCCCGATTGGATGCAGCTCTCTGCCGCCCCGTCGGCAGCGGGCAGCGGCGAGGTCCGCGAAATCGAATGGTTCGCCTTCGGCGGCCGCCTGCATCAGCGCATGCGCCGCGCGGTGAGCCAGCAGCAGATCTCGGTGCTCGATGGCTCCGCTTGGCACATCGTCGGCCGTTTCCTGCAGCCGGCGGAGATCAATGCCGTCAGCGCCGGCCTGCGTCCCGGCTGTGCGCGATCAGCCGAGGTCGAGCCCGGCGACGACTATCCGTTCTCATCCGACGTGCCGGGGGCGCCGGTCCACCGCGTGATCTGCGGAGACACCTGGTATCACGTCGATTCCGCCTCGGGCGCGGTGCTCGAGAAGCTCGACCCGTCGCGGCGTGCCTATCGCTGGGTCTATCAGGCGCTGCACACGCTCGACTTCCCGACGCTGCTTGCACACGCGACGTTGCGCACTGCTCTCATCCTAGGCCTGTGCGGGGCAGGCTTTGCCTTCAGCCTCACGGGCCTCGTCATCGGCTGGCGACGGCTGCGTGTGCTTGGCGCCGCTGCGCGCCGCAATGGTTAA